Part of the Sphaerochaeta associata genome is shown below.
TACGCAAGTACTTGGCTTCACAGCCCACTTGTAAAAAACTTCACAAATCCATTGGGTTTCGTATTTGAGAAGATCCAAGGTAATTTGAGAAGAATTTGCGATTTTGAACGTGTATATGTTACTTTTTACTCAGTTTGGACGTCTGCAGTCCTAACGTTCCCTCAGCCTTGCTATGGACTTATTCAAAGTAGGTCTGAGAATCTTCTGATAACAAATGCCATGTGTCCTTTGTTGTGCTTCTGGATACTCAGCAAAAAAACTGTCCGGGTCGTCATAGGTCCCCAGCGTACCTGCACGAGCCTTGCTCTGGATGAAGGTATCCCCTTCCTCCCAGCGGATCGGAGGGTTGCGGAAGTTCAAAACAGCAATGCCATAGCCGTAGAAACTGCCCATGTAGTCGGGGTACTTTGCCTGGAGCTTTTGCAGATAGGGACGATCGACGATGTGTCCCCCGATCTCAATCCACTTGCCGTTGTACAGCATGTTCACCCACCCATGGTAGAGGAAATCAGGGCTGAGGCGATAGGCCAGTGGACCCAGAAGGCCGCGATGGAGGACCTTGTCCATCATGCTTGCCTTCATGCGGCAGGGGACACCTATTGCCCTGAGCAGCGTCATGAGCAATGTGGTTTTGGTCAGGCAGTTGCCATACCCTGTCGTAAGCACGTGTGAACCGCTGATGGAAAAGCTCCTGGAATATCCATAGAGAATCTCATCCCTTACAAACGTATACACAGCATCAATCTGTGCTGATCGTGAACCGAGGCTATGCCAGCCTTTCTGCTGTACAAGGGCTTTTATCTCAGGGTTGTCATAGTCGAGCAGCAACGTAGGACGAAGGTATTGATTTGCTTCTTCAGATTCCACAACACATCCTCATGTTCGTAGTGTTATACTAAGCATATGCTTCCTTTTGTATTTTATCTAGCATGTTTTGCTAGGATGGTTATAGTAATTTTTTACCATAGTTAGACATATTTTTTAATTTGTCTTATAATAGAGCTAAGGAGAGAGACATGGATAGGAAAACAAGTCTACAGGCTCTCATGAAAGGACCGCTTTCCCCGTTGTACTTTTGCATCGGCAGTCCCGTGGTGGGTAATCCAACCCAGCATATGATGGAAACAGCCTTCGATGCTCTCGGCTATTCGGGCAGGTACCTGACCATCGAAGTGGACCCCGAAGAGTTGGAACCCAGTATATGGGGGCTGTTGGCGATGCGTTTTCAAGGTGGAAACGTAACCGCACCATTCAAGCAAGAAGTGCTCACCTATCTCGATGAACTTACTGAAAGTGCCAGCCTGTGTGACGCGGTGAACTGCATCACGCGCAAGGAGGACGGTACCTACGTCGGGGACAACACCGACGGCAAGGGCTTTCTGCAATCACTGGTCGAGATTGCCCCCGATCTGAAGAAGCGCAAGGTCGTGGTGTTCGGAAGCGGAGGGGCCGCCTCGGCAATCGTCACCGAATTGGCCCTGTACGGTGTTCGACAGGTCATGGTGGTCAACCGCACCCTTGCCCACAGCAAAAAACTGGTAACCAACCTGGAGGGAATTTCCAAGACCGTTCTTGGCTATGAACCTTGGGAACGAACCTACCAGATACGGGAGAACGATCTGGTGGTGGTACAGGCCACCAGTGTTGGCTTGTTTGCACCTCATGAGTGCATCAACGTGGCCTTTGCCCCCGACTTGAACAACGTCATCGCCTGCGATGTCGTGTTCAATCCCGTGGAGACGGCGTTTTTGAAGAAGGCCAAGCTGGCAGGATGTAAAACCCTCGACGGGCTGGGTATGCTGGTCAACCAAGGAGCCATCGCAGTAAAGCTCTGGACGGACAGGGACCCAGACCGGGCTTTGATGCGTGCAAGCCTGGAAGAAGCGTTTGCTGTGTGCTGACAAGAAGAAAGAAATATCCTACTATGAGCGACTATGAACTACTACTTCATTGCATGTAGAACCGGCGGGGAAGAGAAAGTCCGGGCTCACTTGAACAAGTTCTTCACCAGAGAGCTGGGTGAGGTGCATGATGTGTTCATCTTCATCCCCATGCGCCGCATGATCGACCGGTGCAAGGGAAAGAAGATAATGACCGACCACCCCATACTTCCCGGCTACCTGCTGGTCTCCAGTGAAGAGGACCTTGCAAATTTCTCACTCGATGTGCATCGGCTTCCCGGTTGCTACGGCTTTCTCCACAACCTGGACAAAACCATTGAGCTCAAGGGACCAGACCATGAGTATGCCGCTTGGATCATGCACAACAAGGGGACGATCAAGCCGTCGAAGGTGGTCTACAAGCAAGGAGAGCCGATCAAGGTGGTGGAAGGACCGTTGAAGGACTTTATGGGAACGATCATCTCGGTCGACTACCGTCATAGTAGGGTGATGGTGGAGTTCCAGTTCGCCGATGTCATCCGCAAGGTGAGCATGCCCGTTGAGTTCATTCAGCCCGACAAGGAGAACTACGATCTGGACTGAAGGGAACAATTCCTACAAGGCAGGCACCATAAAAGTGATGACACGACTGCCTGTGTGTGGTATGAAGATAGCTACTGATGTTCTATCTTCAACCGATGCAATAGCTGGGGCCAAGGAGAATCAGATATCCACGCAATTTGAAGCGATCGGATGTTCAAGCATCAGGAAATAGCGAGGTGAATGTGGGTGGAAGTGTCAGGAACCGGATTCAGAGACAACTTCTCTTGATGGGTATCGATGCAGTATTGCTGGTCCTGTGCTCCATGGTATCTATGTGGATCGTCTTCACTTCTTATGACGCAACTGTGGTCCTATTCACCGTCATCGCCTCCATGATTCTTCTGCTCTCCCTCTCCTTGACCCGTTTTTACCTCATCCGTGTCAGTGAAGGTTCGCTCGATTTGGTCAACAGGGCGTTTGCAGGGTTTCTGCTTCCTTCCCTTGTTTCCATTCTTATTCCTCTGTTTCTGGAAAGCATCCACTCCTATTGGATCCCCTATTTTATTGTATTCTGGGGCTCGTCCTTCCTTACCATGCTCGGAGTGCGTTTCGCCTACCGCGGCTTTCGGACCTACTATACCAAACAGACCCACAACAACAATCCCCGCACAGTAATCTACGGTGCAGGGGAACTGGGAAACGCCTTGGTGCGCCAGTACCAGCGGGGCAAGCTTCCCTACCATATTTCCGCCTTCATCGATGATAATGCCTCGCTGAAAGGCACCTATCTGTTGGGAATCAAGGTATGGGGTACCATCGACGACATGGCCGAGACGCTCATCCAAGTCCGGGCAAAAGTGCTTATCATCGCCATCACCCACATCGACCAGGAGCGCATGCTCAAGGCCGTCGATGCCGCCAAGGAGCTCGGCGTCGACATAAAGGTCATACCCTCCCTCTTTGAGATGCAGCAGGGGGCCAAGGAGATGGACCTGAGAAACCTCGACTACGGCGACCTCCTGGGCAGGCCCTTGATCAGCATCGAGAAGGAACCGATTATGAGGATGGTCGTACAGAAGCGGGTGCTGGTCACCGGAGCCGGCGGCTCCATCGGCAGTGAGATCTGCAAGCAGCTGTTAAGCTACGGCCCCTCCCAGCTCATTCTTTTGGACATCGATGAGACCGAGCTGCACGACCTGTCCCTGAGGCTGCACAACTACCAGAAGGAGTGGAGCGACCTGATCGTCCCGGTGGTGTGCGACATCAAGAACCGCAAGAAGGTCGACAGGATCATGGAGCAGTACCGTCCTCAGCTGGTCTTCCACGCGGCCGCCTACAAGCACGTGCCGCTGCAGGAGCTCTATCCCGAGGAGGCCATCACGACCAACATCCTTGGCTCCTATGCAGTCCTCAAGAGTGCAAAAGAGAGAGGCGTGGAGAAGGTGGTGGTCATCTCCACCGACAAGGCGGTCAACCCGACGAACGTCATGGGGGCGACCAAGCGCGTGGTCGAGCTCATGGCGGGCATGCTCAACTCCAAGGAGACCGAGATGGTCTGCGTGCGCTTCGGCAACGTATTGGGAAGCAGGGGGAGCATGCTGCCCCTGTTCATGGAGCAGATCAAGGCGGGGGTTCCGATCACCGTCACCCACAAGGACATCATCCGCTACTTCATGGCCATTCCCGAGGCTGTAGGCCTGGTCTTCAAGGCTGCCTCGATGGCAAAGGGCGGGGAGGTCATGGTGCTGGACATGGGCCAGCCGGTGCGCATCTACGACTTTGCCCAGAAACTGGTCAAGTACTACGGCGACGGGCGCAGCCAGGTGATCGTAACCGGCCTCAGGCCCGGCGAGAAGCTCTATGAGGAGCTGTTGGCCAACAAGGACACCACCATAGCCACCGAGGACAGTCTGGTCTTCAAGGCGCGGGTAAGCAACCATGAGCTCTCCGAGCTCACCTTCCTCAACCACTATCTTTCGACCTTCCAAAATGGAAGCCCCCAGGAGATGCTCAGAATGCTGCATGAGCTGGTGCCGGAGTTCAATAGTCCGAAGATGTAGCTTACCTGTATGAGAAAAGCATCCATGCAATCAGTTGCCTTGGAGCGCTTCTGTCAATGCATGAACAAGCGCGTCTCGGAAGGTACGGAAACTTGAACACTGAGCTGAGATGTTTTTGGGGCTGATGGTTCCCTCGTCGATTAACTGCACAAGATATTCCCGTGATGGATGGCCTTCGATCAGCAACTCCAACTGCGCTTTCATGTCGAATGAACTTGCTCTGTTTCCCGTTCTTGTTTCATAGGTTTCAGATGGGTTTTCTTGGTTCATATGAGCTTGAAGCAGCCATGCTTCAGACTTAGGTCGGGGGACCATGGGTACGCCAAAGTTGAAATCTTCCAATGCAAATCCACGCACGATGGAATCCCATTTTTCCTGCCACTCATCTTTTGACCGGGAACCATCCCCATCGCGGAAGAGGACAGCAATATAGGGACAATTTTCTTCATGCATTTTTTGATTTGCAATACTGCCGAGTACTTAGGCATTTGCTGTGAAAAAGCTTCTATTCTTTCCGTATTTCTTACCAGCTAGTTTGGTTATTCCCGGCTTCCCCCGATCAAGTAATTCCTGTTTACTGCAAAGCACAAGAATATCTTCATGCTCTCCCTCAATGTCACGAGGAGAGTATCCAAGAACTGGGGTTGCAAGGATGTCAATAAAGCATGTCATGGGACCATGCAGAAATGTGTTGTCTTGTGATCTTGTGCCGATATCAGTAGGGCCTTCACCTGATAGGAGGAGTTTCATGTGATCTCATGCTCCAAATCAGAGGACACCTCTTGCATGGTTGTATCGACAAATACTTCTCCCGGACCCAGCAACCTGAGTTTTTCCCTAGTGCGATTGCTTTGGAAATAACGACCACAGCGGGTATATCCGGCTGCATTTCGGTAGACAAGGAAAATGCCATCCTTGGCTACTTGGTCGTCCAGATAGTTGAGAACCATAGGGCTGTGTGTAGTGACAATCACCTGTTTGTTGCTGCTTACCAAATAATCCATCAAGCGTTCAACCAATTCCGGGTTGATTCCATTTTCGATTTCATCAAGCAACAGGCATGTATGGCTTGTTTGCATCTGTGTGATGATAGTCAGGATTCTCAGCATTCCATCATTAAGATGGGTTGTTTCGGTTTCCAGTCGGTTCTTGTTGCCGGTATCGAATGATTCACTTACTGTGATGGTCTTCCAACCAGCTCTGAGAGAGGATGAGAGAATGGATGTCACCTGTGGGTAAAATTCCTGCAGTTGCGTAAGGATTGTTTTCTTTTGTTCGAAGGAAAGCCCATGGAAAAAGGCAGTAAGCTTTTCTCCCCCGATACCCACGTCGGCGGCTGCTCTACTGCGGGTTTTAATCAATTGAGGATTGAGGAGCTCCAAAGACTTCATTCCTTGAGAAAAATCCAGAATGGCACCGATGGCGGGAACTTTCAGCACATCAAACTTATACACACTGAGAATGGACCCTTGATAGAGCAGGTCTTTTACGGGAAGCGTAGAAATTTCTGTCGGACTCACTATGTTCAATTTGCCATCTTGAACCAAAAAGATGGTTTTGCCATCTTCTGTCACCTTTTCCTGGGTACATCGGATGGTTTGCTTATTGTATGTACCGCTCCAAACTATTGATTTCCCTTGATGCAATAAAGAGATGCTGAACGTAATGGTGGTTTTCTTGGTAAATTTGCTGGTAAGCTCTTCGTGTTTCCAACCACGCGTTTCAAGCCAGGAATCTATGCGTCCTTGGGGAAGCTGAGCAAGAAAACCGAATGCCTGCAGGATTGTGGATTTACCGCAACCATTCAGCCCAACAAGGCATGAGAACGCTGGAATGCCTTTGGCATCCTTTTGCGGCGGAAATGAAAAATCTATAAGAGACTTGAAATTATCAAGATACACTCTGCTAAGCATGCTCCAACCTCGGTACACAAAAGTATACCAGAAAGCATGAGGGATTGGAACAAATAGTGGCTAATCGACACCTCAAGAATGCTAGTACAGTTGCTCATCAGTAAGAAACTGGTACAACCCTATATGCCGTATCCCCTCAATGGTGTCCTGGAAGTGAGGATCCATCGTCACCACAAATTTAGGGTAGGAATCCCGGATACTAAGCAGTGGAGAGAACTCCCTTTGTACCGTTTCTTCACTTTCCAGTTTGAAGGCAACTTGCACATAGAGTTTTTTCGGCTCTTGCTCCGCAATGAAGTCGACTTCCTGGGTGTCCGTCTTACCAATGTAAACCTTGTATCCTCGTCTGACCAATTCACGGTACACGATGTTTTCCAAAATACCGGTTATATTGGAAGCTTTCCCTTCACAAAGAGCATGCTGAAGACCAGAATCTGCAAGGTAATACTTTGCCTGGGTCTTGAGCACATGTTTCTGTTTGATGTCATATCGATGTACTGTAGCGATCAGATACGAGCTCTCTAGCGCATCCAGATATGTATAGATTGTGCCGGGATCGACGGGTGTGAAATAATCGGCTATGCGTTTAGCAGAAATGGTACTTCCGACCGTTTCGGCGATAAAGTTCAGAATTCTTCGCAGCAGCTCTACATCCCGTATCTTGTATCGTTGGAC
Proteins encoded:
- a CDS encoding transglutaminase domain-containing protein, producing the protein MESEEANQYLRPTLLLDYDNPEIKALVQQKGWHSLGSRSAQIDAVYTFVRDEILYGYSRSFSISGSHVLTTGYGNCLTKTTLLMTLLRAIGVPCRMKASMMDKVLHRGLLGPLAYRLSPDFLYHGWVNMLYNGKWIEIGGHIVDRPYLQKLQAKYPDYMGSFYGYGIAVLNFRNPPIRWEEGDTFIQSKARAGTLGTYDDPDSFFAEYPEAQQRTHGICYQKILRPTLNKSIARLRER
- a CDS encoding shikimate dehydrogenase family protein, which produces MDRKTSLQALMKGPLSPLYFCIGSPVVGNPTQHMMETAFDALGYSGRYLTIEVDPEELEPSIWGLLAMRFQGGNVTAPFKQEVLTYLDELTESASLCDAVNCITRKEDGTYVGDNTDGKGFLQSLVEIAPDLKKRKVVVFGSGGAASAIVTELALYGVRQVMVVNRTLAHSKKLVTNLEGISKTVLGYEPWERTYQIRENDLVVVQATSVGLFAPHECINVAFAPDLNNVIACDVVFNPVETAFLKKAKLAGCKTLDGLGMLVNQGAIAVKLWTDRDPDRALMRASLEEAFAVC
- the nusG gene encoding transcription termination/antitermination protein NusG produces the protein MNYYFIACRTGGEEKVRAHLNKFFTRELGEVHDVFIFIPMRRMIDRCKGKKIMTDHPILPGYLLVSSEEDLANFSLDVHRLPGCYGFLHNLDKTIELKGPDHEYAAWIMHNKGTIKPSKVVYKQGEPIKVVEGPLKDFMGTIISVDYRHSRVMVEFQFADVIRKVSMPVEFIQPDKENYDLD
- a CDS encoding polysaccharide biosynthesis protein, with protein sequence MKRSDVQASGNSEVNVGGSVRNRIQRQLLLMGIDAVLLVLCSMVSMWIVFTSYDATVVLFTVIASMILLLSLSLTRFYLIRVSEGSLDLVNRAFAGFLLPSLVSILIPLFLESIHSYWIPYFIVFWGSSFLTMLGVRFAYRGFRTYYTKQTHNNNPRTVIYGAGELGNALVRQYQRGKLPYHISAFIDDNASLKGTYLLGIKVWGTIDDMAETLIQVRAKVLIIAITHIDQERMLKAVDAAKELGVDIKVIPSLFEMQQGAKEMDLRNLDYGDLLGRPLISIEKEPIMRMVVQKRVLVTGAGGSIGSEICKQLLSYGPSQLILLDIDETELHDLSLRLHNYQKEWSDLIVPVVCDIKNRKKVDRIMEQYRPQLVFHAAAYKHVPLQELYPEEAITTNILGSYAVLKSAKERGVEKVVVISTDKAVNPTNVMGATKRVVELMAGMLNSKETEMVCVRFGNVLGSRGSMLPLFMEQIKAGVPITVTHKDIIRYFMAIPEAVGLVFKAASMAKGGEVMVLDMGQPVRIYDFAQKLVKYYGDGRSQVIVTGLRPGEKLYEELLANKDTTIATEDSLVFKARVSNHELSELTFLNHYLSTFQNGSPQEMLRMLHELVPEFNSPKM
- a CDS encoding AAA family ATPase, whose product is MLSRVYLDNFKSLIDFSFPPQKDAKGIPAFSCLVGLNGCGKSTILQAFGFLAQLPQGRIDSWLETRGWKHEELTSKFTKKTTITFSISLLHQGKSIVWSGTYNKQTIRCTQEKVTEDGKTIFLVQDGKLNIVSPTEISTLPVKDLLYQGSILSVYKFDVLKVPAIGAILDFSQGMKSLELLNPQLIKTRSRAAADVGIGGEKLTAFFHGLSFEQKKTILTQLQEFYPQVTSILSSSLRAGWKTITVSESFDTGNKNRLETETTHLNDGMLRILTIITQMQTSHTCLLLDEIENGINPELVERLMDYLVSSNKQVIVTTHSPMVLNYLDDQVAKDGIFLVYRNAAGYTRCGRYFQSNRTREKLRLLGPGEVFVDTTMQEVSSDLEHEIT